One segment of Theobroma cacao cultivar B97-61/B2 chromosome 9, Criollo_cocoa_genome_V2, whole genome shotgun sequence DNA contains the following:
- the LOC18587650 gene encoding histidine kinase 5 isoform X1: MVCEMETDQIEDMDVEVLSSMWPEDISNDPGKQFNVEKPGGDQDMLEEVTIVEEPTIVDFKHLLELTNYTDKGSSQLAYLVKHWEYKQANAVRLLREELDNLSRQRQESELKKLEILEEHRFEEERYGGDKRPISILDEVYDIWLEVPRRKNDVVVPSKRVEIDAEYDTVIYWKQRALHFEKLLEASIQREQLLKEKLQESIKNLERQSSPVEELSQILKRADNFLHFVLQNAPVVIGHQDKELRYRFIYNHFPSLQEEDILGKTDVEIFTGSGVKESQEFKKEVLEKGLPAKREITFETELFGSKTFLIYVEPVFSKAGETIGINYMGMDVTDQVRKREKMAKLREEIAVQKAKETELNKTIHITEETMRAKQMLATMSHEIRSPLSGVVSMAEILSTTKLDREQRQLLDVMLSSGDLVLQLINDILDLSKVESGVMKLEATKFRPREVVKHVLQTAAASLQKILTLEGHVTDDVPIEVIGDVLRIRQILTNLISNAIKFTHEGKVGIKLYVLPEPPFAKEGSQHVSDGSTANQSTTNVAKEETCISTSQASSDQKGFHGKKREGPCQNHSLSDKPGTPVMNGTIDGDEEQEELPETTVWIRCDVYDTGIGIPENALPTLFKKYMQVSADHARKYGGTGLGLAICKQLVELMGGRLTVSSRVHCGSTFTFILPYKVSLACDHSDDLDDLSDMPEHDAATDDATAGFFQFQPRTLGSLFSSNGSSRTQKLMPHNIGYANSHKLNGFADNSYSFPTNNGPTKELAPVEDACSVAEAVGTSSEPDGSFSHSPDPDNESAICRDRHHQNDANAQNKVSTTELSSCSEASREVDAKMKISEPQLSPKQEKSDTGSQCTSNSSREVSNLTSKPKILLVEDNKINVMVTQSMMKQIGHTIDVVNNGIEAVHAVQRCSYDLVLMDVCMPVMDGLQATRLIRSFEETGNWDAAEKAGIEQPLPSSDSLQYLPGCTPPTKRIPIIAMTANALSESADECYANGMDSFVSKPVTFQKLKECLEQYLP, encoded by the exons ATGGTTTGTGAGATGGAGACGGATCAAATTGAAGACATGGATGTCGAAGTCCTTTCTTCAATGTGGCCTGAAGATATCAGTAACGATCCCGGAAAGCAGTTCAATGTAGAAAAGCCAGGAGGTGATCAAGATATGTTGGAGGAGGTTACAATTGTGGAGGAGCCAACCATAGTTGATTTCAAGCATCTTTTAGAGCTAACCAACTACACTGACAAGGGCTCGTCTCAGCTAGCATACCTTGTGAAACACTGGGAATATAAGCAAGCAAATGCTGTTCGTCTTCTTAGAGAAGAACTTGACAATCTAAGCAGGCAAAGGCAGGAATCTGAGCTAAAGAAATTGGAGATATTGGAAGAACATCGTTTCGAGGAGGAAAGGTATGGAGGAGATAAACGCCCGATTTCCATACTGGATGAAGTTTACGATATATGGCTAGAAGTTCCTCGGAGGAAAAACGATGTTGTGGTTCCAAGTAAAAGAGTTGAAATTGATGCTGAGTATGACACTGTCATATACTGGAAACAGCGAGCTTTGCATTTTGAGAAACTGTTGGAAGCAAGCATCCAGAGAGAGCAACTGCTCAAGGAGAAGTTGCAGGAAAGCATAAAGAACCTGGAAAGACAGTCCTCACCAGTAGAAGAGTTGTCCCAGATTCTTAAAAGAGCTGATAATTTCTTACATTTTGTACTTCAAAATGCACCTGTTGTTATAGGACATCAG GATAAAGAGCTGCGATATCGGTTTATTTATAACCATTTTCCAAGTTTACAAGAGGAG GACATTCTAGGCAAAACGGATGTGGAAATTTTCACCGGGTCTGGTGTTAAGGAGTCTcaggaatttaaaaaggaaGTGCTGGAAAAAGGATTACCTGCAAAGAGGGAAATTACATTTGAGACAGAACTATTTGGATCAAAGACatttttgatatatgtggAACCAGTTTTTAGCAAGGCAGGAGAGACTATTGGTATAAATTATATGGGCATGGATGTAACAGATCAG gtaaggaaaagagaaaagatggCAAAGCTTCGAGAGGAGATTGCGGTACAAAAGGCAAAAGAAACAGAACTGAACAAAACCATACACATAACAG AGGAGACAATGCGTGCAAAACAAATGCTGGCAACCATGTCTCACGAGATAAGATCTCCTCTATCTGGGGTTGTTAGCATGGCTGAGATCCTATCCACCACAAAACTTGACCGAGAGCAAAGACAGTTGTTAGATGTCATGCTATCTTCAGGAGATTTGGTCCTTCAACTTATAAATGACATCCTTGATCTTTCCAAGGTTGAATCAG GTGTTATGAAGTTGGAAGCTACAAAATTCCGACCACGAGAGGTGGTAAAGCACGTTCTTCAGACGGCTGCAGCATCATTGCAAAAGATTCTTACCTTGGAAGGACATGTGACAGATGATGTTCCTATTGAG GTCATTGGAGATGTCCTAAGGATTCGACAAATTCTCACTAACTTGATCAG CAACGCGATCAAGTTTACACATGAAGGGAAGGTAGGAATAAAACTTTATGTACTACCAGAGCCTCCTTTTGCAAAAGAAGGATCTCAGCACGTATCTGATGGATCAACTGCAAATCAATCAACTACTAATGTAGCAAAAGAAGAGACCTGTATATCAACATCTCAAGCTAGCAGTGATCAGAAAGGTTTTCATGGTAAGAAACGTGAAGGCccttgccaaaatcattcaCTCAGTGACAAACCTGGTACTCCAGTTATGAATGGAACAATAGATGGAGATGAGGAGCAAGAAGAGTTACCTGAAACAACAGTGTGGATACGCTGTGATGTATATGACACTGGAATTGGAATACCAG AAAATGCTTTGCCCACTCTTTTTAAAAAGTACATGCAAGTCAGTGCTGATCATGCCCGAAAGTATGGTGGGACAGGACTGGGCCTTGCAATATGTAAACAGCTG GTTGAGCTAATGGGTGGCCGTCTTACTGTGTCTAGCCGAGTGCATTGTGGTTCTACATTCACGTTTATCCTACCTTACAAGGTTTCACTAGCGTGTGATCATTCTGATGACCTGGATGACCTCTCAGATATGCCTGAACATGATGCTGCAACTGACGATGCAACTGCTGGCTTCTTCCAATTCCAGCCACGCACTTTGGGTTCTCTATTTTCTTCTAATGGATCTAGCAGAACCCAAAAATTAATGCCACACAATATTGGGTATGCAAATTCACATAAACTAAATGGGTTCGCAGACAATTCTTATTCGTTCCCCACGAATAACGGTCCTACAAAGGAGCTGGCTCCGGTTGAGGATGCTTGCTCTGTGGCTGAAGCTGTGGGGACATCATCTGAGCCTGATGGTTCATTTAGTCACAGCCCAGACCCTGATAATGAAAGTGCAATTTGCAGAGACAGGCACCATCagaatgatgcaaatgctCAGAACAAAGTTTCTACCACAGAGCTGTCAAGTTGCTCAGAGGCAAGCAGAGAGGTGGATGCAAAAATGAAGATAAGTGAGCCCCAGCTCTCACCTAAGCAGGAGAAATCTGACACCGGTTCCCAGTGCACATCAAACAGCAGTCGAGAAGTATCAAATTTGACCTCAAAGCCTAAGATCCTACTTGTGGAAGATAATAAGATCAATGTAATGGTGACACAGTCAATGATGAAGCAGATAGGCCACACGATAGATGTTGTGAACAATGGTATTGAAGCTGTCCATGCAGTTCAGCGCTGTAGTTATGATCTTGTCCTGATG GATGTCTGTATGCCAGTCATGGACGGCCTTCAAGCAACAAGATTGATTCGTTCCTTTGAAGAAACTGGTAATTGGGATGCAGCAGAAAAGGCTGGGATTGAGCAACCTTTGCCTTCTTCAGATTCATTACAATATCTTCCCGGTTGTACACCTCCAACAAAGCGTATTCCCATAATTGCT
- the LOC18587650 gene encoding histidine kinase 5 isoform X2 yields MVCEMETDQIEDMDVEVLSSMWPEDISNDPGKQFNVEKPGGDQDMLEEVTIVEEPTIVDFKHLLELTNYTDKGSSQLAYLVKHWEYKQANAVRLLREELDNLSRQRQESELKKLEILEEHRFEEERYGGDKRPISILDEVYDIWLEVPRRKNDVVVPSKRVEIDAEYDTVIYWKQRALHFEKLLEASIQREQLLKEKLQESIKNLERQSSPVEELSQILKRADNFLHFVLQNAPVVIGHQDKELRYRFIYNHFPSLQEEDILGKTDVEIFTGSGVKESQEFKKEVLEKGLPAKREITFETELFGSKTFLIYVEPVFSKAGETIGINYMGMDVTDQVRKREKMAKLREEIAVQKAKETELNKTIHITEETMRAKQMLATMSHEIRSPLSGVVSMAEILSTTKLDREQRQLLDVMLSSGDLVLQLINDILDLSKVESGVMKLEATKFRPREVVKHVLQTAAASLQKILTLEGHVTDDVPIEVIGDVLRIRQILTNLISNAIKFTHEGKVGIKLYVLPEPPFAKEGSQHVSDGSTANQSTTNVAKEETCISTSQASSDQKGFHGKKREGPCQNHSLSDKPGTPVMNGTIDGDEEQEELPETTVWIRCDVYDTGIGIPENALPTLFKKYMQVSADHARKYGGTGLGLAICKQLVELMGGRLTVSSRVHCGSTFTFILPYKVSLACDHSDDLDDLSDMPEHDAATDDATAGFFQFQPRTLGSLFSSNGSSRTQKLMPHNIGDRHHQNDANAQNKVSTTELSSCSEASREVDAKMKISEPQLSPKQEKSDTGSQCTSNSSREVSNLTSKPKILLVEDNKINVMVTQSMMKQIGHTIDVVNNGIEAVHAVQRCSYDLVLMDVCMPVMDGLQATRLIRSFEETGNWDAAEKAGIEQPLPSSDSLQYLPGCTPPTKRIPIIAMTANALSESADECYANGMDSFVSKPVTFQKLKECLEQYLP; encoded by the exons ATGGTTTGTGAGATGGAGACGGATCAAATTGAAGACATGGATGTCGAAGTCCTTTCTTCAATGTGGCCTGAAGATATCAGTAACGATCCCGGAAAGCAGTTCAATGTAGAAAAGCCAGGAGGTGATCAAGATATGTTGGAGGAGGTTACAATTGTGGAGGAGCCAACCATAGTTGATTTCAAGCATCTTTTAGAGCTAACCAACTACACTGACAAGGGCTCGTCTCAGCTAGCATACCTTGTGAAACACTGGGAATATAAGCAAGCAAATGCTGTTCGTCTTCTTAGAGAAGAACTTGACAATCTAAGCAGGCAAAGGCAGGAATCTGAGCTAAAGAAATTGGAGATATTGGAAGAACATCGTTTCGAGGAGGAAAGGTATGGAGGAGATAAACGCCCGATTTCCATACTGGATGAAGTTTACGATATATGGCTAGAAGTTCCTCGGAGGAAAAACGATGTTGTGGTTCCAAGTAAAAGAGTTGAAATTGATGCTGAGTATGACACTGTCATATACTGGAAACAGCGAGCTTTGCATTTTGAGAAACTGTTGGAAGCAAGCATCCAGAGAGAGCAACTGCTCAAGGAGAAGTTGCAGGAAAGCATAAAGAACCTGGAAAGACAGTCCTCACCAGTAGAAGAGTTGTCCCAGATTCTTAAAAGAGCTGATAATTTCTTACATTTTGTACTTCAAAATGCACCTGTTGTTATAGGACATCAG GATAAAGAGCTGCGATATCGGTTTATTTATAACCATTTTCCAAGTTTACAAGAGGAG GACATTCTAGGCAAAACGGATGTGGAAATTTTCACCGGGTCTGGTGTTAAGGAGTCTcaggaatttaaaaaggaaGTGCTGGAAAAAGGATTACCTGCAAAGAGGGAAATTACATTTGAGACAGAACTATTTGGATCAAAGACatttttgatatatgtggAACCAGTTTTTAGCAAGGCAGGAGAGACTATTGGTATAAATTATATGGGCATGGATGTAACAGATCAG gtaaggaaaagagaaaagatggCAAAGCTTCGAGAGGAGATTGCGGTACAAAAGGCAAAAGAAACAGAACTGAACAAAACCATACACATAACAG AGGAGACAATGCGTGCAAAACAAATGCTGGCAACCATGTCTCACGAGATAAGATCTCCTCTATCTGGGGTTGTTAGCATGGCTGAGATCCTATCCACCACAAAACTTGACCGAGAGCAAAGACAGTTGTTAGATGTCATGCTATCTTCAGGAGATTTGGTCCTTCAACTTATAAATGACATCCTTGATCTTTCCAAGGTTGAATCAG GTGTTATGAAGTTGGAAGCTACAAAATTCCGACCACGAGAGGTGGTAAAGCACGTTCTTCAGACGGCTGCAGCATCATTGCAAAAGATTCTTACCTTGGAAGGACATGTGACAGATGATGTTCCTATTGAG GTCATTGGAGATGTCCTAAGGATTCGACAAATTCTCACTAACTTGATCAG CAACGCGATCAAGTTTACACATGAAGGGAAGGTAGGAATAAAACTTTATGTACTACCAGAGCCTCCTTTTGCAAAAGAAGGATCTCAGCACGTATCTGATGGATCAACTGCAAATCAATCAACTACTAATGTAGCAAAAGAAGAGACCTGTATATCAACATCTCAAGCTAGCAGTGATCAGAAAGGTTTTCATGGTAAGAAACGTGAAGGCccttgccaaaatcattcaCTCAGTGACAAACCTGGTACTCCAGTTATGAATGGAACAATAGATGGAGATGAGGAGCAAGAAGAGTTACCTGAAACAACAGTGTGGATACGCTGTGATGTATATGACACTGGAATTGGAATACCAG AAAATGCTTTGCCCACTCTTTTTAAAAAGTACATGCAAGTCAGTGCTGATCATGCCCGAAAGTATGGTGGGACAGGACTGGGCCTTGCAATATGTAAACAGCTG GTTGAGCTAATGGGTGGCCGTCTTACTGTGTCTAGCCGAGTGCATTGTGGTTCTACATTCACGTTTATCCTACCTTACAAGGTTTCACTAGCGTGTGATCATTCTGATGACCTGGATGACCTCTCAGATATGCCTGAACATGATGCTGCAACTGACGATGCAACTGCTGGCTTCTTCCAATTCCAGCCACGCACTTTGGGTTCTCTATTTTCTTCTAATGGATCTAGCAGAACCCAAAAATTAATGCCACACAATATTGG AGACAGGCACCATCagaatgatgcaaatgctCAGAACAAAGTTTCTACCACAGAGCTGTCAAGTTGCTCAGAGGCAAGCAGAGAGGTGGATGCAAAAATGAAGATAAGTGAGCCCCAGCTCTCACCTAAGCAGGAGAAATCTGACACCGGTTCCCAGTGCACATCAAACAGCAGTCGAGAAGTATCAAATTTGACCTCAAAGCCTAAGATCCTACTTGTGGAAGATAATAAGATCAATGTAATGGTGACACAGTCAATGATGAAGCAGATAGGCCACACGATAGATGTTGTGAACAATGGTATTGAAGCTGTCCATGCAGTTCAGCGCTGTAGTTATGATCTTGTCCTGATG GATGTCTGTATGCCAGTCATGGACGGCCTTCAAGCAACAAGATTGATTCGTTCCTTTGAAGAAACTGGTAATTGGGATGCAGCAGAAAAGGCTGGGATTGAGCAACCTTTGCCTTCTTCAGATTCATTACAATATCTTCCCGGTTGTACACCTCCAACAAAGCGTATTCCCATAATTGCT
- the LOC18587649 gene encoding ubiquitin carboxyl-terminal hydrolase 18 isoform X2, protein MHVGGITVDLNWFLQFIFTLFIFALGALHLLKNTASKYFEVDANFDRDQTVPSMPMDPDLSPCAVCSNPASKKCSRCKSVRYCSSACQQVHWKAGHKTECKVKSAQTASTKPFLGVALVPASGTSKVIKKPRKVLFPYDEFVKLFNWEKPGFPPCGLLNCGNSCFANVVLQCLVSTRPLVAYLLEKGHRKECRRNDWCFMCEFQTHVERSSQSLHPFSPINILSRLPNIGGNLGYGRQEDAHEFMRFAIDTMQSVCLDEFGGEKAVDPSSQETTLIQHIFGGHLQSQVFCTNCDKISSQYENMMDLTVEIHGDASSLEECLDQFTVKEWLHGDNMYKCDGCNDYVKAWKRLSVRWAPNVLTIALKRFQSGRFGKLNKRVSFPETLDLTPYMSEDGDDSNVYKLYAVVVHLDMLNASFFGHYICYIKDFCGNWYRIDDCKVTRVESEEVLSQGAYMLLYSRVSARPSCLRTSGTQRMDEQKPMKAELEHCPKEQIECVPGKDSVNSRNHSASLSLNGSLHSEIPRHGVESSTGMNGDAFHGRKDGDVVKSNSSLSKEVSICSNESPFQIDSKGSRVNGADMDRVDSTTVRENPENMDTNSAQPCSDTKKVPSCDKDLVVAASSEAVREHPESTKMVEMEQYLSVTREIKSCEQDSQVTIDYVMEDSEDISMADSKPSASIAGDSSSNFSFSDDTSPATRTSGVKRELSLQHERGNGIKRAEIADGSQQ, encoded by the exons ATGCATGTCGGGGGAATAACGGTGGATCTAAATTGGTTCCTGCAATTCATATTTACGCTTTTTATATTCGCATTGGGGGCTCTCCACTTGCTCAAGAACACGGCGTCGAAGTACTTCGAAGTCGACGCCAATTTCGATCGTGACCAAACAGTGCCTTCAATGCCCATGGACCCAGACCTCTCCCCTTGCGCCGTTTGCTCTAATCCCGCCTCCAAGAAGTGCTCTCGTTGCAAATCTGTTCGTTATTG CTCCTCGGCTTGCCAACAGGTGCACTGGAAGGCTGGGCATAAGACAGAGTGCAAAGTAAAGTCAGCACAGACTGCAAGCACAAAACCATTTTTAGGAGTTGCTCTCGTTCCTGCCAGTGGAACCTCTAAGGTTATCAAAAAGCCAAGAAAG gTTCTTTTTCCATATGATGAATTTGTAAAACTTTTTAACTGGGAGAAACCAGGATTCCCTCCATGTGGACTCTTAAATTGTGGAAACAG CTGCTTTGCCAATGTGGTTCTGCAATGCCTTGTATCCACTCGACCACTTGTTGCTTACTTGTTGGAGAAAGGCCATCGGAAAGAAT GCAGACGTAATGATTGGTGCTTTATGTGCGAATTTCAAACTCATGTCGAAAGATCAAGCCAAAGTCTGCATCCTTTTTCACCAATTAACATTCTCTCACGGTTGCCTAATATTGGAGGTAATCTTGGTTATGGAAGACAGGAGGATGCACATGAATTCATGAG GTTTGCTATTGATACAATGCAATCAGTTTGCCTTGATGAATTTGGTGGAGAAAAAGCTGTTGATCCTAGCTCTCAAGAGACAACCCTTATTCAGCATATATTTGGTGGTCATCTACAGTCTCAG GTGTTTTGTACAAATTGCGATAAGATTTCAAGTCAATATGAAAATATGATGGATTTAACTGTTGAAATTCATGGAGATGCTTCATCGTTGGAGGAATGCCTTGATCAGTTTACTGTTAAAGAGTGGCTTCATGGAGATAATATGTACAAATGTGATGG CTGCAATGACTATGTCAAGGCATGGAAGCGCCTTAGTGTACGATGGGCTCCTAATGTTCTTACTATTGCCTTAAAAAGATTTCAG AGTGGCCGGTTTGGGAAACTCAACAAAAGAGTTAGCTTTCCTGAGACCTTAGATCTTACCCCTTATATGAGTGAAGATGGAGATGATTCCAATGTGTACAAACTTTATGCAGTTGTTGTCCATTTGGATATGCTGAACGCATCCTTTTTTGGTCATTACATCTGCTACATAAAAGATTTCTGTGGAAACTGGTATAGAATTGATGACTGTAAG GTTACAAGGGTTGAATCGGAAGAGGTACTTTCTCAGGGAGCTTATATGCTGTTATATAGCAG GGTTTCTGCACGCCCATCATGTCTTAGAACCTCTGGAACTCAAAGGATGGATGAACAGAAGCCAATGAAAGCTGAACTAGAGCATTGTCCAAAGGAACAAATTGAATGTGTACCTGGAAAAGATTCTGTTAATTCTCGTAATCATTCTGCTTCCCTGTCACTAAATGGTAGTTTGCATTCAGAAATTCCGAGACATGGAGTTGAGTCATCTACTGGAATGAATGGTGATGCTTTTCATGGACGCAAGGATGGTGATGTGGTTAAGTCAAATTCATCTCTGTCTAAGGAGGTTTCCATCTGTTCAAATGAGTCACCTTTCCAGATTGATTCAAAAGGCAGTAGAGTAAATGGTGCAGATATGGATAGGGTTGATTCTACAACAGTGAGAGAAAATCCGGAGAATATGGACACAAATAGTGCTCAGCCATGTTCTGATACGAAGAAGGTTCCCAGCTGTGATAAAGATCTGGTTGTTGCAGCCAGTTCTGAAGCTGTAAGAGAACACCCAGAAAGTACAAAGATGGTTGAAATGGAGCAATATTTATCAGTtacaagagaaataaaaagcTGTGAGCAAGATTCGCAAGTAACAATTGATTATGTAATGGAAGACTCAGAAGACATCAGTATGGCCGATTCTAAACCAAGTGCATCAATTGCAGGGGATAGCAGCagcaatttttcattttcagatGATACATCTCCAGCCACCAGAACCTCTGGTGTGAAACGTGAATTATCCTTGCAACACGAGCGAGGGAATGGGATCAAGAGAGCTGAAATAGCAGATGGCAGTCAGCAATAA
- the LOC18587649 gene encoding ubiquitin carboxyl-terminal hydrolase 18 isoform X1 produces MHVGGITVDLNWFLQFIFTLFIFALGALHLLKNTASKYFEVDANFDRDQTVPSMPMDPDLSPCAVCSNPASKKCSRCKSVRYCSSACQQVHWKAGHKTECKVKSAQTASTKPFLGVALVPASGTSKVIKKPRKVNLLTLFKTERSKFETHVPFFFQVLFPYDEFVKLFNWEKPGFPPCGLLNCGNSCFANVVLQCLVSTRPLVAYLLEKGHRKECRRNDWCFMCEFQTHVERSSQSLHPFSPINILSRLPNIGGNLGYGRQEDAHEFMRFAIDTMQSVCLDEFGGEKAVDPSSQETTLIQHIFGGHLQSQVFCTNCDKISSQYENMMDLTVEIHGDASSLEECLDQFTVKEWLHGDNMYKCDGCNDYVKAWKRLSVRWAPNVLTIALKRFQSGRFGKLNKRVSFPETLDLTPYMSEDGDDSNVYKLYAVVVHLDMLNASFFGHYICYIKDFCGNWYRIDDCKVTRVESEEVLSQGAYMLLYSRVSARPSCLRTSGTQRMDEQKPMKAELEHCPKEQIECVPGKDSVNSRNHSASLSLNGSLHSEIPRHGVESSTGMNGDAFHGRKDGDVVKSNSSLSKEVSICSNESPFQIDSKGSRVNGADMDRVDSTTVRENPENMDTNSAQPCSDTKKVPSCDKDLVVAASSEAVREHPESTKMVEMEQYLSVTREIKSCEQDSQVTIDYVMEDSEDISMADSKPSASIAGDSSSNFSFSDDTSPATRTSGVKRELSLQHERGNGIKRAEIADGSQQ; encoded by the exons ATGCATGTCGGGGGAATAACGGTGGATCTAAATTGGTTCCTGCAATTCATATTTACGCTTTTTATATTCGCATTGGGGGCTCTCCACTTGCTCAAGAACACGGCGTCGAAGTACTTCGAAGTCGACGCCAATTTCGATCGTGACCAAACAGTGCCTTCAATGCCCATGGACCCAGACCTCTCCCCTTGCGCCGTTTGCTCTAATCCCGCCTCCAAGAAGTGCTCTCGTTGCAAATCTGTTCGTTATTG CTCCTCGGCTTGCCAACAGGTGCACTGGAAGGCTGGGCATAAGACAGAGTGCAAAGTAAAGTCAGCACAGACTGCAAGCACAAAACCATTTTTAGGAGTTGCTCTCGTTCCTGCCAGTGGAACCTCTAAGGTTATCAAAAAGCCAAGAAAGGTGAATCTTTTGACCCTTTTCAAAACGGAAAGAAGTAAATTTGAAACTCAtgttccatttttctttcaggTTCTTTTTCCATATGATGAATTTGTAAAACTTTTTAACTGGGAGAAACCAGGATTCCCTCCATGTGGACTCTTAAATTGTGGAAACAG CTGCTTTGCCAATGTGGTTCTGCAATGCCTTGTATCCACTCGACCACTTGTTGCTTACTTGTTGGAGAAAGGCCATCGGAAAGAAT GCAGACGTAATGATTGGTGCTTTATGTGCGAATTTCAAACTCATGTCGAAAGATCAAGCCAAAGTCTGCATCCTTTTTCACCAATTAACATTCTCTCACGGTTGCCTAATATTGGAGGTAATCTTGGTTATGGAAGACAGGAGGATGCACATGAATTCATGAG GTTTGCTATTGATACAATGCAATCAGTTTGCCTTGATGAATTTGGTGGAGAAAAAGCTGTTGATCCTAGCTCTCAAGAGACAACCCTTATTCAGCATATATTTGGTGGTCATCTACAGTCTCAG GTGTTTTGTACAAATTGCGATAAGATTTCAAGTCAATATGAAAATATGATGGATTTAACTGTTGAAATTCATGGAGATGCTTCATCGTTGGAGGAATGCCTTGATCAGTTTACTGTTAAAGAGTGGCTTCATGGAGATAATATGTACAAATGTGATGG CTGCAATGACTATGTCAAGGCATGGAAGCGCCTTAGTGTACGATGGGCTCCTAATGTTCTTACTATTGCCTTAAAAAGATTTCAG AGTGGCCGGTTTGGGAAACTCAACAAAAGAGTTAGCTTTCCTGAGACCTTAGATCTTACCCCTTATATGAGTGAAGATGGAGATGATTCCAATGTGTACAAACTTTATGCAGTTGTTGTCCATTTGGATATGCTGAACGCATCCTTTTTTGGTCATTACATCTGCTACATAAAAGATTTCTGTGGAAACTGGTATAGAATTGATGACTGTAAG GTTACAAGGGTTGAATCGGAAGAGGTACTTTCTCAGGGAGCTTATATGCTGTTATATAGCAG GGTTTCTGCACGCCCATCATGTCTTAGAACCTCTGGAACTCAAAGGATGGATGAACAGAAGCCAATGAAAGCTGAACTAGAGCATTGTCCAAAGGAACAAATTGAATGTGTACCTGGAAAAGATTCTGTTAATTCTCGTAATCATTCTGCTTCCCTGTCACTAAATGGTAGTTTGCATTCAGAAATTCCGAGACATGGAGTTGAGTCATCTACTGGAATGAATGGTGATGCTTTTCATGGACGCAAGGATGGTGATGTGGTTAAGTCAAATTCATCTCTGTCTAAGGAGGTTTCCATCTGTTCAAATGAGTCACCTTTCCAGATTGATTCAAAAGGCAGTAGAGTAAATGGTGCAGATATGGATAGGGTTGATTCTACAACAGTGAGAGAAAATCCGGAGAATATGGACACAAATAGTGCTCAGCCATGTTCTGATACGAAGAAGGTTCCCAGCTGTGATAAAGATCTGGTTGTTGCAGCCAGTTCTGAAGCTGTAAGAGAACACCCAGAAAGTACAAAGATGGTTGAAATGGAGCAATATTTATCAGTtacaagagaaataaaaagcTGTGAGCAAGATTCGCAAGTAACAATTGATTATGTAATGGAAGACTCAGAAGACATCAGTATGGCCGATTCTAAACCAAGTGCATCAATTGCAGGGGATAGCAGCagcaatttttcattttcagatGATACATCTCCAGCCACCAGAACCTCTGGTGTGAAACGTGAATTATCCTTGCAACACGAGCGAGGGAATGGGATCAAGAGAGCTGAAATAGCAGATGGCAGTCAGCAATAA